The following coding sequences lie in one Phaenicophaeus curvirostris isolate KB17595 chromosome 5, BPBGC_Pcur_1.0, whole genome shotgun sequence genomic window:
- the LOC138721259 gene encoding photoreceptor outer segment membrane glycoprotein 2, giving the protein MAVLKVKFTKTKRDKLAQILWILNWVSVVSGIVLFSLGLFLKIEIKKRNEVMAKGDVNSVPNMLISVGVIACIINFLGGKICYDCSDANKFSRWKLVMLPYIVCTFCFTFCILVGALMCYTMRNELEESLYLGLRDAIKFYKDTDIPGRCFLKKTVDMLQIGFQCCGNNGFRDWFEIQWVSARYLNMASKEVLDRLKSNVDGKFLVDGVPFSCCNPSSPRPCIQYQLTNNSAHYNYDFLTEELNIWVKGCREALLDYYTAIMRSIGVAALLIWLFELTVLIGVRYLQTAMKNVLLLGDLEGESDGWLLENSFVETAKHNINVIKNLGKANQISTVSGMNDPNIDVQNTNCGKPNVTTKSIPAAS; this is encoded by the exons ATGGCTGTCCTCAAAGTAAAATTCACAAAAACTAAGAGGGACAAATTGGCTCAGATCTTGTGGATCCTCAACTGGGTTTCTGTAGTGAGTGGGATCGTTCTCTTCAGTCTTGGCCTCTTTCTGAAAATAGAAATCAAGAAACGCAATGAAGTGATGGCAAAAGGGGATGTTAACTCTGTCCCCAACATGCTGATCTCTGTAGGGGTCATAGCATGTATCATCAACTTTCTGGGTGGCAAAATCTGCtatgactgctcagatgccaaTAAGTTCTCTCGATGGAAACTAGTTATGCTGCCATACATCGTATGTACCTTCTGTTTTACCTTCTGCATCCTGGTGGGTGCTCTCATGTGCTATACCATGAGGAATGAGCTGGAAGAGTCTCTGTATCTGGGCCTGAGGGATGCTATTAAGTTCTATAAGGACACGGACATACCCGGCCGAtgtttcttaaagaaaacagtgGATATGTTACAAATTGGATTCCAATGCTGTGGAAACAATGGCTTTAGAGACTGGTTTGAAATTCAGTGGGTATCTGCTCGTTATCTGAATATGGCTTCCAAGGAAGTTCTGGA CCGCCTAAAGAGCAATGTTGATGGAAAGTTCTTGGTGGATGGAGTACCCTTCAGCTGCTGCAACCCAAGCTCCCCTCGACCCTGTATTCAGTACCAGCTGACAAACAACAGCGCTCACTACAACTATGATTTCCTGACAGAGGAGCTCAATATCTGGGTGAAGGGGTGCAGAGAGGCCCTGCTGGATTACTACACAGCTATTATGCGATCCATTGGTGTTGCAGCATTGCTTATTTGGTTATTTGAG CTCACTGTACTTATTGGTGTCCGGTACCTACAAACAGCAATGAAGAACGTCCTTCTGCTAGGAGATCTGGAGGGTGAATCGGATGGTTGGTTACTGGAAAACAGCTTTGTAGAAACTGCCAAACACAACATCAATGTAATTAAGAACCTTGGCAAAGCCAACCAGATCTCCACTGTCTCAGGCATGAACGACCCCAACATTGATGTTCAAAACACAAACTGTGGCAAACCCAATGTTACAACAAAATCTATCCCAGCAGCTAGCTAG